One region of Polaribacter pectinis genomic DNA includes:
- a CDS encoding bifunctional response regulator/alkaline phosphatase family protein: protein MSIQILWVDDEIELLKPHILFLERKDYKVTTCTNGADAINLVDETNFDIVFLDENMPGLTGLETLSEIKQKQANLPVVMITKSEEEYIMEEAIGSKIADYLIKPVNPNQILLSLKKNLDHSRLVSEKTTSNYQQEFRKISMDLGMVNSYEDWIELYKKLIHWELELENISDPGMLGILESQKQEANSQFFKFIKKNYEDFLTAHDKPTFSHTLFKDYVVPELKKDQGVLWVVIDNLRYDQYRILEPLINNHYKKDEEYTYFSILPTATQYARNAIFSGLMPSEMEKRHPNYWKNDTDEGGMNLFENEFLTAQIKRLGLDIKHEYYKISSLKDGKELADNYNGTKQNDLTAVVYNFVDILSHSKTEMEVIKELAGDDKAYRSLTLSWFKNSPLFEIIQKAQSLGQKLIITTDHGTINCKHPTKVIGDKNISSNLRYKTGRSLSYEEKDVYAVRNPKDIFLPTVAMNSPFIFAKEDLFFAYPNNFNHFVKYFKNTYQHGGVSLEEVIIPCAVYSPK, encoded by the coding sequence ATGAGTATACAAATTCTATGGGTTGATGATGAAATTGAATTATTAAAACCACATATTTTATTTTTAGAACGTAAAGATTACAAAGTTACAACTTGTACAAATGGTGCAGATGCCATTAATTTAGTTGATGAAACAAATTTTGATATTGTTTTTTTAGATGAAAACATGCCAGGTTTAACTGGTTTAGAAACACTTTCTGAAATTAAACAAAAACAAGCCAACTTGCCCGTGGTTATGATTACCAAGAGTGAAGAGGAATATATTATGGAGGAAGCAATTGGTTCGAAAATTGCAGATTATTTAATTAAGCCAGTAAATCCGAATCAGATTTTGTTGAGTTTAAAGAAAAATTTAGACCACTCTCGTTTGGTTTCCGAAAAAACAACTTCTAATTACCAACAAGAATTTAGAAAAATTTCTATGGATTTAGGTATGGTAAATTCTTATGAAGATTGGATTGAATTGTATAAAAAACTAATTCATTGGGAATTGGAGCTTGAAAACATAAGCGATCCTGGAATGTTGGGTATTCTTGAAAGTCAGAAACAAGAAGCAAATTCGCAATTTTTTAAATTCATCAAGAAAAATTATGAAGATTTTTTAACTGCTCATGACAAACCTACATTTTCGCATACTTTATTTAAAGATTATGTCGTTCCAGAATTAAAAAAAGACCAAGGTGTTTTATGGGTTGTGATTGATAATTTACGTTACGACCAATACAGAATATTAGAGCCGTTAATTAACAATCATTATAAAAAGGACGAAGAATACACGTATTTTTCTATTCTGCCAACTGCAACTCAATATGCTAGAAATGCCATTTTTTCTGGATTAATGCCTTCAGAAATGGAAAAAAGACATCCTAATTATTGGAAAAATGACACCGATGAAGGTGGAATGAATTTGTTTGAAAACGAGTTTTTAACGGCTCAAATAAAACGTTTGGGCTTAGATATTAAACATGAATATTATAAAATTTCTTCTTTAAAAGACGGAAAAGAATTAGCCGATAATTACAACGGAACAAAACAAAACGATTTAACTGCAGTCGTTTATAATTTTGTAGATATTCTTTCTCATTCTAAAACAGAAATGGAGGTTATTAAAGAATTGGCTGGAGATGACAAAGCATATAGAAGTTTAACCTTAAGTTGGTTTAAAAATTCGCCACTTTTTGAAATCATTCAAAAAGCACAAAGTTTAGGTCAAAAATTAATTATTACAACCGACCACGGAACCATTAATTGTAAACATCCAACAAAAGTAATTGGCGATAAAAATATCAGTTCTAATTTACGTTACAAAACAGGTAGAAGTCTATCTTACGAAGAGAAGGATGTATATGCAGTAAGAAACCCGAAAGATATTTTCTTACCAACTGTAGCTATGAACAGTCCGTTTATTTTCGCAAAAGAAGATTTATTTTTTGCATACCCAAATAACTTTAATCACTTTGTAAAGTATTTTAAAAATACATATCAACATGGTGGTGTTTCTTTGGAAGAAGTTATCATTCCCTGTGCTGTTTATAGTCCTAAATAG
- the tsaE gene encoding tRNA (adenosine(37)-N6)-threonylcarbamoyltransferase complex ATPase subunit type 1 TsaE: MNKNYSLENLQEVAKEIIASVKNKTLLFYGQMGVGKTTLIKEICRELGVLDNISSPTFSLVNEYQTSENNKVFHFDFYRIEDENEALDMGIEDYLYNNDWCLIEWPENVENLLPLESVAIHLSTLENGQRNIQLK; this comes from the coding sequence ATGAATAAAAACTATTCTTTAGAAAATTTACAGGAAGTTGCAAAAGAAATTATTGCATCTGTAAAAAATAAAACATTATTGTTTTACGGACAAATGGGTGTTGGTAAAACAACGCTTATTAAAGAAATCTGCAGAGAATTAGGTGTTTTAGACAATATCTCCTCACCTACTTTTTCTTTGGTAAATGAATACCAAACTTCAGAAAATAACAAAGTTTTTCATTTCGATTTTTATAGAATTGAAGATGAAAATGAAGCATTAGATATGGGAATTGAAGATTATCTATACAATAATGATTGGTGTTTAATTGAATGGCCAGAAAATGTCGAAAATTTATTACCTTTAGAATCTGTTGCAATTCATTTATCTACATTAGAAAACGGACAACGTAACATTCAACTTAAATAA
- a CDS encoding HD domain-containing protein, whose protein sequence is MSRNIVLCSYRLKKFNLLNKKTPNKLKILNDPIYGFIQIPNSLIFDIIEHPYFQRLRRITQMGFSNLVYPGANHTRFHHAIGCMHLMQKAIGVLRFKQVAISKEEENALCIAILLHDIGHGAFSHALENSIVSGISHEEISLKFMKKLNEEFNGELTLAIEIFEGKNSRKFLYQLISSQLDIDRLDYLKRDSFYTGVTEGNISSDRLIAMMNVKDDELVIEQKGIYSVEKFLIARRLMYWQVYLHKTGLVAENILVNVLRRAKELAEKGVELYASSALHYFLYNQINKQNFTEKTLEMFSKLDDYDVLSAIKEWVYHKDEVLSLLSKMIVDRNLLRIEIQQENFTESYIQKKREKAIKKLNIKETEVDYFVFHQEIKNQAYNLKAPIYILNKKGKLKDISKASDQLNLQALTNPVIKHFICYPK, encoded by the coding sequence ATGTCTAGAAATATTGTACTTTGCAGTTATAGATTGAAAAAATTTAACCTTTTGAATAAAAAAACACCCAACAAACTTAAAATATTAAACGATCCTATTTATGGATTTATACAGATACCAAATTCGTTAATTTTTGATATTATAGAACATCCTTATTTTCAGCGTTTAAGAAGAATAACACAAATGGGATTTTCTAACTTGGTGTATCCTGGGGCAAATCATACTCGTTTTCATCATGCTATTGGTTGTATGCATTTAATGCAAAAAGCTATAGGTGTATTGCGTTTTAAACAAGTAGCTATATCTAAAGAAGAAGAAAACGCTTTGTGTATTGCAATTTTGTTACACGATATTGGACATGGTGCATTTTCACATGCATTAGAAAATAGTATAGTTAGTGGTATTTCTCATGAAGAAATTTCTTTAAAGTTTATGAAGAAATTAAATGAAGAATTTAATGGAGAATTAACGTTAGCAATCGAAATTTTTGAAGGAAAAAATTCACGAAAATTTTTATATCAGCTAATTTCTAGTCAGTTAGATATTGATAGGTTAGACTATTTAAAAAGAGATAGTTTTTATACAGGAGTAACAGAAGGTAATATTTCATCAGACAGATTAATTGCTATGATGAATGTTAAAGATGATGAGTTAGTTATTGAGCAAAAAGGAATTTACTCTGTAGAAAAGTTTTTAATTGCCAGAAGATTAATGTATTGGCAAGTGTATTTACATAAAACTGGTTTAGTTGCAGAAAACATTTTGGTTAATGTTTTAAGAAGAGCAAAAGAGTTAGCAGAAAAAGGAGTTGAGCTTTATGCAAGTTCTGCTTTGCATTATTTTTTATACAATCAAATTAATAAACAGAATTTTACAGAGAAAACTTTAGAAATGTTTTCTAAATTAGATGATTATGATGTTTTGTCTGCAATTAAGGAATGGGTGTATCATAAAGATGAAGTATTATCACTTTTATCTAAAATGATTGTGGATAGAAACTTATTGCGTATAGAAATTCAACAAGAAAACTTTACAGAAAGTTATATTCAGAAAAAAAGAGAAAAGGCAATTAAAAAGTTAAACATTAAAGAAACAGAAGTAGATTATTTTGTTTTTCATCAAGAAATAAAAAATCAGGCATATAATTTAAAAGCACCTATTTATATTTTAAATAAAAAAGGAAAGTTAAAAGATATTTCTAAAGCATCAGATCAATTAAATCTACAGGCACTAACCAATCCTGTTATAAAACATTTTATTTGTTACCCAAAGTAA